Proteins encoded together in one Sphingomonas radiodurans window:
- a CDS encoding helix-turn-helix domain-containing protein — protein MRIPEATRLTGIGRSKLYELIASGDIETAKIGTCTLITVASLRQLIDRARR, from the coding sequence GTGCGCATACCTGAGGCCACGCGGCTGACTGGTATCGGGCGGTCCAAGCTCTACGAGTTGATCGCATCGGGCGACATCGAGACGGCAAAGATCGGCACCTGCACGCTGATCACCGTCGCCAGTCTCAGGCAGCTGATCGACAGGGCGCGGCGGTGA
- a CDS encoding tyrosine-type recombinase/integrase: MPLSALAVSKAQVRDKAYKLNDADGLYLLVTPQGGRYWRLNYRLSGRYKTLALGVYPKVSLADARAARDKARRALAAGEDPFARKKRDKLIASLSSATTFKDIAEEWLAKVEKEGRAEITLGKIRWLLDFAYPLIGDRPIANILPLELLAVLRSVEGRGRYESARRLRSVCGRVFRYAIATGRAHHDISSALRDALITPKVTHRAAITDPVEVGVLLRAIDDFTGHATTRAGLKLAAHLFVRPGELRHAEWSEIDLDAAVWTIPANKMKMRRPHRVPLSIQALGILSDLRGITGSGQYVFPSFYTMRRPMSENTLNQALRRLGYTGEEMTSHGFRAMASTLLNETGKWHPDAIERQLAHVEGNNVRRAYARGEHWDERVRMMQSWSDQLDQLRSSGKVLKGAFGRR; encoded by the coding sequence ATGCCTCTATCTGCATTGGCCGTGTCCAAAGCCCAAGTCCGCGACAAAGCGTACAAGCTCAACGACGCTGACGGCCTCTACCTCCTGGTGACGCCGCAGGGTGGCCGCTACTGGCGGCTGAACTACCGCCTGAGCGGGCGCTACAAGACGCTGGCTCTCGGCGTGTACCCGAAGGTCAGCCTTGCCGACGCGCGGGCCGCTCGCGACAAAGCGCGACGCGCGCTGGCCGCTGGGGAGGACCCGTTCGCGCGTAAGAAGCGAGACAAGCTGATCGCCTCGCTTTCGTCCGCCACCACGTTCAAGGACATCGCTGAGGAGTGGTTGGCGAAGGTCGAGAAGGAGGGGCGCGCGGAGATCACGCTCGGTAAGATCAGGTGGCTCCTCGACTTCGCTTATCCGCTGATCGGTGACCGTCCGATTGCTAACATTCTGCCGCTGGAACTGCTGGCCGTCCTCCGCAGCGTCGAGGGCCGCGGACGTTATGAGAGCGCCCGCCGACTGCGGAGCGTCTGCGGCCGGGTGTTCCGGTACGCCATCGCCACCGGACGCGCACATCACGACATCTCGTCAGCGCTGCGCGACGCTCTAATCACCCCCAAGGTGACCCACCGCGCTGCGATCACGGACCCGGTTGAGGTCGGCGTGCTCCTCCGCGCGATCGACGATTTCACCGGCCATGCGACCACACGCGCAGGCCTCAAGCTCGCGGCGCACCTGTTTGTGCGACCCGGCGAACTGCGCCATGCCGAGTGGTCAGAGATCGACCTGGACGCCGCCGTTTGGACGATCCCGGCTAACAAGATGAAGATGCGCCGGCCGCATCGTGTGCCTCTTTCCATCCAGGCACTCGGCATCTTATCGGACCTGCGCGGCATCACCGGCTCGGGCCAGTATGTGTTCCCCAGCTTCTACACCATGCGGCGTCCGATGTCCGAGAACACGCTCAATCAGGCGCTGCGTCGGCTCGGCTACACGGGCGAGGAAATGACTTCGCATGGCTTCCGCGCGATGGCGAGCACGCTGCTCAATGAAACGGGGAAGTGGCACCCCGACGCGATCGAACGCCAGCTCGCGCACGTCGAGGGCAACAATGTCCGCCGCGCCTATGCACGCGGCGAACATTGGGACGAGCGGGTCCGGATGATGCAGTCATGGTCGGACCAGCTCGACCAGTTGCGGTCGAGCGGAAAGGTGCTGAAAGGAGCATTCGGCAGACGCTGA